The following are encoded in a window of Massilia sp. R2A-15 genomic DNA:
- a CDS encoding succinylglutamate desuccinylase/aspartoacylase family protein has protein sequence MTIARDLQFKSINYTGLGKGPRLIITGAVHGNETCGTKAILRVMEEIDSGKLLIANGSVTFVPVTNPLAYRLEQRAGERNLNRNLFPNENPQDFEDQIANWLCPLLAQHDVLLDLHSFNAQSEPFVMVGPQNNEGTLQPFKHAEKERAMARILGVRRFVDGWLATYGEGVQRRMSDKSQLETVLRYGVGTTEFMRSTGGYALTLECGQHKDPAAPDVAYRAIMNTLAFQKIIDAPAPTPVPAAEMEALSMVVVHDKMHADDAFVRQWSSFDPVAKGQQIGVRADGTPVLSELDGRILFPDVNAGANQEWYYLTRTNPEFAAN, from the coding sequence ATGACCATCGCACGCGACCTGCAATTCAAATCGATCAACTACACTGGCCTCGGCAAAGGGCCGCGCCTGATTATCACCGGCGCCGTGCACGGCAACGAAACCTGCGGCACGAAGGCGATCCTGCGCGTGATGGAAGAAATCGACAGCGGCAAGCTCCTGATCGCCAACGGCAGCGTCACCTTCGTCCCGGTCACCAATCCCCTCGCCTATCGGCTCGAGCAGCGCGCGGGCGAGCGCAACCTGAACCGCAACCTGTTCCCGAACGAGAACCCGCAGGACTTCGAAGACCAGATCGCCAACTGGCTGTGCCCTCTGCTGGCGCAGCATGACGTGCTGCTCGACCTGCACTCGTTCAACGCGCAGAGCGAGCCGTTCGTGATGGTCGGCCCGCAGAACAACGAAGGCACGCTGCAGCCGTTCAAACACGCGGAGAAGGAACGTGCGATGGCGCGCATACTCGGCGTGCGCCGCTTCGTCGACGGCTGGCTGGCCACCTACGGCGAAGGCGTGCAGCGCCGCATGAGCGACAAGTCGCAGCTGGAGACGGTGCTGCGTTACGGCGTCGGCACCACCGAATTCATGCGCAGCACCGGCGGCTACGCGCTGACGCTCGAGTGCGGCCAGCACAAGGACCCGGCCGCGCCCGACGTGGCGTACCGCGCCATCATGAATACGCTCGCCTTCCAAAAAATCATCGACGCCCCCGCCCCGACGCCGGTGCCGGCCGCCGAGATGGAGGCGCTGTCGATGGTGGTGGTGCACGACAAGATGCACGCCGACGACGCCTTCGTGCGCCAGTGGTCGAGCTTCGACCCGGTCGCCAAGGGCCAGCAGATCGGCGTGCGCGCCGACGGCACGCCGGTGCTGTCGGAACTCGATGGCCGCATCCTGTTCCCGGACGTGAATGCGGGCGCGAACCAGGAATGGTACTACCTGACCCGCACTAATCCGGAGTTCGCCGCCAACTAA
- a CDS encoding ABC transporter substrate-binding protein — protein MGIGGISRQAIAFACALLLAASADAAPIDVHIMPQESIPPKWIVGHGVPQGFCPDLMAAIERIEPRLHFSASERPRSLPVIEDALERGSAWAACGVMESTRRRQIAIRSSVPVFETRHRLAAVATDLQTVENLDDLVRLHPLINTARGSAYIGQLKARGLQVDDSTGDNVVNLRKTLYGHGRYTYMSEFTLKYLIRVEHLQDKLRILPAVFDEDYVYFWTSRKADPAVAPMIDHALAKLQSSGELARIYERWARLK, from the coding sequence ATGGGCATCGGAGGTATTTCCCGGCAAGCGATCGCGTTTGCTTGCGCCCTGCTGCTCGCCGCCAGCGCTGACGCCGCGCCGATCGACGTCCACATCATGCCGCAGGAAAGCATCCCGCCCAAATGGATCGTGGGCCACGGTGTGCCGCAAGGGTTCTGCCCGGACCTGATGGCCGCCATCGAACGGATCGAGCCACGCCTCCACTTTAGCGCCTCCGAACGTCCCCGCTCGCTGCCGGTGATCGAAGATGCGCTCGAACGCGGCAGTGCCTGGGCTGCGTGCGGGGTGATGGAATCGACGCGCCGGCGCCAGATCGCCATCCGCTCCAGCGTGCCCGTGTTCGAAACCCGCCATCGCCTGGCCGCCGTTGCGACCGACCTGCAGACGGTCGAAAATCTCGACGACCTGGTGCGCCTGCACCCCTTGATCAACACCGCCCGCGGCTCGGCCTACATCGGACAACTGAAGGCGCGCGGCCTGCAGGTCGACGACAGCACCGGCGACAATGTCGTCAACCTGCGCAAGACCTTGTACGGCCACGGCCGCTACACCTACATGAGCGAATTCACCCTGAAATACCTCATTCGCGTCGAGCACCTGCAGGACAAGCTGCGCATCCTGCCGGCGGTGTTCGACGAGGACTACGTGTATTTCTGGACCAGCAGGAAAGCCGATCCGGCCGTCGCGCCGATGATCGATCACGCGCTGGCGAAGCTTCAGTCGAGCGGCGAACTGGCGCGCATCTACGAGCGCTGGGCGCGCCTCAAATAA
- the sugE gene encoding quaternary ammonium compound efflux SMR transporter SugE, which produces MSWVILFFAGVLEIAWAVGLKHTAGFTRLWPSVFTLATMAGSVGLLGLALRSLPLGTAYAVWTGIGTVGTAVFGMVMLNEPAGALRLLSIAMIVAGIAGLKLLTPA; this is translated from the coding sequence ATGAGCTGGGTCATTCTGTTTTTCGCAGGCGTGCTGGAGATCGCATGGGCCGTGGGCCTGAAGCACACCGCCGGCTTCACGCGGCTGTGGCCCTCGGTGTTCACGCTGGCGACCATGGCCGGCAGCGTCGGCCTGCTCGGCCTGGCGTTGCGGAGCCTGCCGCTCGGCACGGCCTACGCGGTGTGGACCGGCATTGGCACCGTCGGCACCGCGGTGTTCGGAATGGTCATGCTGAACGAGCCGGCGGGCGCCCTGCGCTTGCTGTCGATCGCGATGATCGTCGCCGGCATCGCGGGTCTGAAGCTGCTGACGCCGGCCTGA
- a CDS encoding EamA family transporter, with protein sequence MTPADIFTALGVVCIWGVNFVVIKIGLQDLPPILFTALRFLFAALPLVFFVARPATSIGLVLAYGMFQFALQFTLLFTGIKLGLPAGLASLVIQLQAFFTIGLAVLMLRERPRPAQLLGALIAFGGMALVAIHLEGTATLIGFVLVVLAGACWASANIVTKKMGQVNALSLVVWGSLVATPPLLLASWIVEGGAAWQLAAGRFGLRSLATVLFQAYPNTILGFGIWSMLMRKYPTATVAPFSLLVPVAGMASAALFLGESLPWWKIAAGALVLGGLALNQFGGRLWAMATAAR encoded by the coding sequence ATGACGCCCGCAGACATCTTCACCGCGCTCGGCGTGGTTTGCATCTGGGGCGTGAACTTCGTCGTCATCAAGATCGGCCTGCAGGACCTGCCGCCCATCCTGTTCACCGCCCTGCGCTTCCTGTTTGCCGCGCTGCCGCTCGTGTTCTTTGTCGCGCGCCCGGCCACTTCGATCGGACTGGTCCTGGCCTACGGCATGTTCCAGTTCGCCCTGCAGTTCACCTTGCTGTTTACCGGCATCAAACTCGGCTTGCCGGCCGGCCTGGCCTCGCTGGTGATTCAGCTGCAGGCCTTCTTCACGATCGGGCTGGCCGTGCTGATGCTCAGGGAGCGGCCGCGGCCGGCGCAGCTGCTGGGCGCGCTGATCGCGTTCGGCGGCATGGCGCTGGTGGCGATCCATCTGGAAGGCACGGCCACGCTGATCGGCTTCGTGCTGGTGGTGCTGGCCGGCGCGTGCTGGGCCAGCGCCAACATCGTGACCAAGAAGATGGGCCAGGTGAACGCGCTGTCGCTGGTGGTGTGGGGTTCGCTGGTGGCGACGCCGCCGTTGCTGCTGGCGTCGTGGATCGTCGAAGGCGGCGCCGCGTGGCAGCTGGCGGCCGGCCGCTTCGGCCTCAGGTCGCTGGCGACCGTGCTGTTCCAGGCCTACCCCAACACCATCCTCGGCTTCGGCATCTGGTCTATGCTGATGCGCAAGTACCCGACCGCCACGGTGGCGCCGTTCTCGCTGCTGGTGCCGGTGGCCGGCATGGCCAGCGCGGCGCTGTTCCTCGGCGAGTCGCTGCCGTGGTGGAAAATCGCCGCCGGAGCGCTGGTGCTGGGCGGGCTGGCGCTGAACCAGTTCGGCGGGCGCCTGTGGGCGATGGCGACGGCGGCGCGTTGA
- a CDS encoding DUF1304 domain-containing protein, with protein MQIAANVLIALVALLHAYFFMLETVLFKTRGRKVFGLSAEKAEILAPAMSNQGCYNGFLVAALLIGLLHPAWHVGFLFKIYGLTCVIVAGIWGAVTVKRSILYIQALPALIALILAHFP; from the coding sequence ATGCAAATTGCCGCAAACGTCCTGATCGCGCTGGTTGCGCTGCTGCACGCCTATTTTTTTATGCTCGAGACGGTGCTGTTCAAGACGCGCGGGCGCAAGGTGTTCGGGCTGTCGGCCGAGAAAGCCGAGATCCTGGCGCCGGCGATGTCGAACCAGGGCTGCTACAACGGCTTCCTGGTCGCCGCGCTGCTGATCGGGCTGCTGCATCCCGCCTGGCACGTCGGGTTCCTGTTCAAGATCTACGGCCTGACGTGCGTGATCGTCGCCGGCATCTGGGGCGCCGTCACCGTCAAGCGCTCGATCTTATACATTCAGGCGCTGCCCGCGCTGATCGCACTGATCCTGGCGCACTTCCCCTGA
- a CDS encoding helix-turn-helix transcriptional regulator, with protein sequence MNIDAIHKALANPVRRQILCWLKDPHANFAQQEHPLDIGVCAGLIDARTGLSQSTVSAHLAALQRAELVTSRRVGQWIFYKRNEETIQAFLAHIHQGL encoded by the coding sequence ATGAACATCGACGCAATCCACAAGGCGCTGGCCAATCCGGTGCGGCGGCAAATCCTTTGCTGGCTGAAGGATCCGCACGCCAACTTCGCGCAGCAGGAGCACCCGCTCGATATCGGCGTGTGCGCCGGGCTGATCGATGCGCGCACCGGCCTGTCGCAGTCGACCGTGTCGGCCCATCTTGCCGCTTTGCAGCGCGCCGAACTGGTCACTTCGCGCCGCGTCGGCCAATGGATCTTCTACAAACGCAACGAGGAAACCATCCAGGCTTTCCTTGCCCATATCCACCAAGGACTTTAA
- a CDS encoding alkene reductase, whose amino-acid sequence MTTIFDPITIGDLQLKNRIIMAPLTRARAIGGARVPNALMAKYYEQRASAGLILSEATSVTAQGVGYENTPGIWSDEQVEGWKQVTEAVHKAGGRIFLQLWHVGRISDPDLLNGDLPVAPSAIAAKGHVSLLRPERGYPVPRALTTEEIPGVVAAYRKGAENAKLAGFDGVEIHGANGYLLDQFLQDSTNQRTDNYGGSIENRARLMLEVTDACIEVWGANRVGMHLAPRRDAHDMGDSTPDETFGYVARELKKRGIAFICAREAVGDDSLGPLLKKEFGGVYIANEQLTRESADALIAAGKADAVAFGKLFIANPDLPQRLKANAEFNPARPQLFYGPGAEGYTDYPALQA is encoded by the coding sequence ATGACGACGATCTTCGATCCGATCACCATCGGCGACCTGCAACTGAAAAACCGCATCATCATGGCGCCCCTCACCCGCGCCCGCGCCATCGGCGGCGCGCGCGTGCCGAACGCGCTGATGGCCAAGTACTACGAGCAGCGCGCCAGCGCCGGCCTCATTTTGTCGGAAGCGACCTCCGTGACCGCGCAAGGCGTCGGCTACGAAAACACCCCGGGCATCTGGTCGGACGAGCAGGTCGAGGGCTGGAAGCAAGTGACCGAGGCCGTGCATAAGGCCGGCGGCCGCATCTTCCTGCAGCTGTGGCATGTCGGCCGCATCTCCGACCCTGACCTGCTGAACGGCGACCTGCCGGTGGCGCCGAGCGCGATCGCGGCCAAGGGCCACGTCAGCCTGCTGCGTCCGGAACGCGGCTACCCTGTTCCGCGCGCTCTGACGACCGAAGAAATTCCGGGCGTGGTGGCGGCCTACCGCAAGGGCGCCGAGAACGCCAAGCTGGCCGGCTTCGACGGCGTGGAAATCCACGGCGCCAACGGCTACCTGCTGGACCAGTTCCTGCAGGACAGCACCAACCAGCGCACCGACAACTACGGCGGCTCGATCGAGAACCGCGCGCGGCTGATGCTCGAAGTGACCGATGCGTGCATCGAAGTGTGGGGCGCGAACCGCGTAGGCATGCACCTGGCGCCGCGCCGCGACGCGCACGACATGGGCGACTCGACGCCGGACGAAACCTTCGGCTACGTGGCGCGCGAACTGAAAAAACGCGGCATCGCGTTCATCTGCGCGCGCGAAGCGGTGGGCGACGACAGCCTGGGACCGCTGCTGAAGAAGGAGTTCGGCGGCGTCTACATCGCCAACGAGCAGCTGACGCGCGAGAGCGCCGATGCCCTGATCGCTGCCGGCAAGGCCGATGCGGTGGCGTTCGGCAAGCTGTTCATCGCCAATCCGGACCTGCCGCAGCGTCTGAAAGCGAATGCCGAATTCAATCCGGCGCGTCCGCAGCTGTTCTATGGTCCGGGCGCTGAAGGCTATACCGACTACCCTGCATTGCAAGCGTAA
- a CDS encoding SRPBCC domain-containing protein: MNDNNDAVDLRITRTFNAPRELVWKTMTQAEHLKHWWGPKGVPIDVKKHEPRPGGVFHYCMHFPGGMDIWGRFLYRELAEPERMVWINGFADAEGNPIANPMSPVWPLEVLNTTTLEEVDGKTVLHLLSQPLNASEAERAAFLAMHASMQGGFGGMYDQYEEYLASLK, encoded by the coding sequence ATGAATGACAACAACGACGCAGTGGACTTGCGGATCACCCGGACCTTCAACGCCCCGCGCGAGCTGGTGTGGAAGACGATGACGCAGGCCGAACACCTGAAGCATTGGTGGGGGCCGAAAGGCGTGCCGATCGACGTGAAGAAGCATGAGCCGCGGCCGGGCGGCGTTTTCCACTACTGCATGCATTTCCCGGGCGGGATGGATATCTGGGGACGCTTCCTGTATCGCGAGCTGGCCGAGCCGGAGCGCATGGTGTGGATCAACGGCTTCGCCGACGCGGAAGGCAATCCGATCGCCAATCCGATGAGTCCCGTCTGGCCGCTCGAAGTGCTGAACACGACCACGCTGGAGGAGGTCGATGGCAAGACGGTGCTGCACTTGCTGTCGCAGCCGCTCAACGCCAGCGAGGCCGAGCGGGCGGCGTTCCTGGCGATGCATGCGTCAATGCAGGGCGGGTTTGGCGGTATGTACGACCAGTACGAGGAGTATCTGGCGTCGCTGAAATGA
- the pepN gene encoding aminopeptidase N: MKPFTRRVLALSVAAAFASGAACAQAPRAANTYITQAEAAARSARVSNVDYVLDFALTGKESFSGTSRISFDLADNSTPLTIDLDKATIASLEVNGKKLAPNYNQFFITLQPQDLVKGRNTVVVSYTRLHSTNGEGLHRMVDPVDGKVYTYSHFEPAAAHQMFALFDQPDLKATFQVNVTAPADWVVVSTTRETAVAPDAAGKRWTFPASKKLSPYNFSLHAGPYKVWEDTSGKYPMRLFARQSVAAQIHPADWFKYTKQGLAFFDEYFGIPYQWDKYDQLLVPDFLYGAMENAGAVTFAERGFMYKEEMTASQRQNLAAVIMHEMAHQWFGDLVTMKWWNGLWLNESFASFMGTLATAEATEFKNAWQSFYSGAKQGAYTADQSLTTHPIEVPVPSTANAFDNIDQITYAKGASTLMQLRHLLGDEVFRKGVHNYLVKYAFKNAKLDDFIGSLGEAAGRDLGPWTQQWLYHAGVNTVAAKYTCSKGKIASFTLQQSAPGVALPTLREQRVQVATFKLEGGKMVLLKNVPTTYKGASTRVPELAGSACPDLVYPNYQDWGFAKVQLDKRSFATAQASLGQVDDPLLRSMLWQSLWDGVRDGHLPLNEFIKTALANAGAEKDYTLLGKVLGMMSTSKYYLDAMHANAAYTRATTQAMEDQAWAGVEANKGDSNFQRRWFGQYLEVASSKGALDRLAGLLDGKLKVDGLAIGQDVRWSIIERLNRFAYPGSAELVTAELARDKSDTGQSAALAATVARPDPAVKAEWLAKVHDLKTTLPFSKVRVAMNSLYPAEQGALSEASAAERLAKLPAIDKAAGPVYMRSYGELIPAGCSPASVKRLETAVAQYKDLSAGTRRALLTTHQEDKRCVMIKQAMTVPKD; this comes from the coding sequence GTGAAACCATTCACCCGCCGAGTCCTCGCCCTCTCCGTCGCCGCCGCTTTCGCCAGCGGCGCAGCCTGCGCCCAGGCGCCGCGCGCAGCCAACACCTACATCACCCAGGCCGAAGCGGCCGCCCGTTCGGCGCGCGTATCGAACGTCGACTATGTGCTGGACTTCGCGCTGACCGGCAAGGAGTCGTTCTCCGGCACCAGCCGCATCAGCTTCGACCTGGCCGACAACAGCACGCCGCTGACCATCGACCTGGACAAGGCCACCATCGCCTCGCTCGAAGTGAACGGCAAGAAGCTCGCGCCGAACTACAACCAGTTCTTCATCACGCTGCAGCCGCAGGACCTGGTCAAGGGCCGCAACACGGTAGTGGTGAGCTACACGCGCCTGCACAGCACCAACGGCGAAGGCCTGCACCGCATGGTCGATCCGGTCGACGGCAAGGTCTACACCTATTCGCATTTCGAGCCGGCCGCCGCGCACCAGATGTTCGCCCTGTTCGACCAGCCCGACCTGAAGGCCACCTTCCAGGTCAACGTGACCGCGCCAGCCGACTGGGTGGTGGTGTCGACCACGCGCGAAACCGCGGTGGCGCCCGACGCCGCCGGCAAGCGCTGGACCTTCCCGGCTTCGAAAAAGCTCAGCCCCTACAACTTCTCGCTGCACGCCGGCCCGTACAAGGTATGGGAAGACACCAGCGGCAAATACCCGATGCGCCTGTTCGCGCGCCAGTCGGTGGCCGCGCAGATCCATCCGGCCGACTGGTTCAAGTACACCAAGCAGGGCCTGGCGTTCTTCGACGAATACTTCGGCATTCCCTACCAGTGGGACAAGTACGACCAGCTGCTGGTGCCCGACTTCCTGTACGGCGCGATGGAAAACGCCGGCGCGGTGACCTTCGCCGAGCGCGGCTTCATGTACAAGGAAGAGATGACCGCGTCGCAGCGCCAGAACCTGGCCGCGGTGATCATGCACGAGATGGCGCACCAGTGGTTCGGCGACCTGGTGACGATGAAATGGTGGAACGGGCTGTGGCTGAACGAAAGCTTCGCGTCCTTCATGGGCACGCTGGCCACCGCCGAGGCGACCGAATTCAAGAACGCCTGGCAGTCGTTCTACTCCGGCGCCAAGCAAGGCGCCTACACCGCCGACCAGTCCCTCACCACGCACCCGATCGAAGTGCCGGTGCCGTCCACCGCCAACGCCTTCGACAACATCGACCAGATCACTTACGCGAAAGGCGCCTCGACCCTGATGCAGCTGCGCCACCTGCTCGGCGACGAAGTATTCCGCAAAGGCGTGCACAACTACCTGGTCAAGTACGCCTTCAAGAACGCGAAGTTGGACGACTTCATCGGCAGCCTGGGCGAAGCGGCCGGGCGCGACCTCGGGCCGTGGACCCAGCAGTGGCTGTACCACGCAGGCGTGAACACCGTCGCCGCGAAGTACACCTGCTCGAAGGGCAAGATCGCCAGCTTCACGCTGCAGCAAAGCGCGCCGGGCGTCGCCCTGCCGACCCTGCGCGAGCAGCGCGTGCAGGTCGCCACCTTCAAGCTCGAAGGCGGAAAGATGGTCCTGCTGAAGAACGTTCCCACCACCTACAAGGGCGCCAGCACGCGCGTGCCTGAACTGGCCGGCAGCGCCTGCCCGGACCTGGTCTACCCGAACTATCAGGACTGGGGTTTCGCCAAGGTCCAGCTGGACAAGCGCTCGTTCGCCACCGCGCAGGCGAGCCTGGGACAGGTTGACGACCCGCTGCTGCGCTCGATGCTGTGGCAAAGCCTTTGGGACGGCGTGCGCGACGGCCACTTGCCGCTCAATGAGTTCATCAAGACCGCGCTGGCCAATGCCGGCGCCGAGAAGGACTACACCCTGCTTGGCAAGGTGCTGGGCATGATGTCGACCTCGAAGTACTACCTCGACGCGATGCACGCCAACGCCGCCTACACGCGCGCGACCACGCAGGCGATGGAAGACCAGGCCTGGGCCGGTGTCGAAGCGAACAAGGGCGACAGCAACTTCCAGCGCCGCTGGTTCGGCCAGTACCTCGAAGTGGCAAGCAGCAAAGGCGCGCTGGATCGCCTCGCCGGCCTCCTCGACGGCAAGCTGAAAGTGGACGGCCTGGCGATCGGCCAGGATGTACGCTGGTCCATCATCGAACGCCTGAACCGCTTCGCCTACCCGGGCAGCGCCGAACTGGTGACGGCCGAACTGGCGCGCGACAAGTCCGATACCGGCCAGTCGGCCGCGCTGGCCGCGACGGTGGCGCGTCCCGATCCGGCGGTCAAGGCCGAGTGGCTGGCCAAGGTGCACGACCTGAAGACCACGCTGCCGTTCTCGAAGGTGCGCGTCGCGATGAACAGCCTGTACCCGGCCGAACAGGGTGCCCTCAGCGAAGCGAGTGCGGCCGAGCGGCTGGCCAAACTGCCGGCGATCGACAAGGCGGCCGGACCGGTCTACATGCGCAGCTACGGCGAGCTGATTCCGGCGGGCTGTTCGCCGGCCAGCGTCAAGCGGCTGGAAACGGCGGTGGCGCAGTACAAGGACCTGTCGGCCGGCACCCGCCGCGCGCTGCTCACCACACACCAGGAGGACAAGCGCTGCGTAATGATCAAGCAGGCGATGACGGTGCCGAAGGACTGA
- a CDS encoding aldo/keto reductase encodes MRTLAMPSGRSIPVLGQGTWGMGEDPGRKRQEADALRLGMDLGMTLIDTAEMYGEGGAEEVVAAALAGRRDQAFIVSKVYPHNAGRRAVQAACERSLARLGTGHIDLYLLHWRGSVPLAETLEGFEALRKAGKILDYGVSNFDVDDMREAAGAGVAVNQVLYNLARRGVEWDLLPWCRKHGMPLMAYSPLESSAAEQAALLGTPGLMRVAERHNASAAQIALAWLLHQEGVVVIPKAVSLRHVRENRAALDIVLNAEDIAELDAAFPPPRRATPLDMR; translated from the coding sequence ATGAGAACCCTGGCAATGCCATCCGGCCGGTCGATTCCCGTGCTCGGGCAGGGCACGTGGGGCATGGGCGAGGATCCGGGCCGCAAGCGCCAGGAGGCCGATGCGCTGCGGCTCGGGATGGACCTGGGCATGACGCTGATCGATACCGCCGAAATGTACGGCGAGGGCGGCGCCGAGGAAGTTGTGGCGGCGGCGCTGGCCGGGCGGCGCGACCAGGCTTTCATCGTCAGCAAGGTGTATCCGCACAATGCGGGGCGGCGCGCGGTGCAGGCGGCGTGCGAGCGCAGCCTGGCGCGCCTTGGCACCGGCCATATCGACCTGTACCTCCTGCACTGGCGCGGCTCCGTGCCGCTGGCCGAAACGCTGGAAGGATTCGAGGCGCTCAGGAAGGCCGGCAAGATCCTCGATTATGGCGTCAGCAATTTCGACGTGGACGACATGCGCGAGGCGGCCGGCGCCGGCGTGGCGGTCAACCAGGTGCTGTACAACCTGGCGCGGCGCGGCGTGGAATGGGACCTGCTGCCGTGGTGCCGCAAGCATGGGATGCCGTTGATGGCGTATTCGCCGCTGGAGTCGTCGGCGGCGGAGCAGGCCGCGCTGCTTGGCACCCCGGGATTGATGCGGGTGGCGGAACGTCACAACGCCAGCGCGGCGCAGATTGCGCTGGCGTGGCTGCTGCACCAGGAAGGCGTGGTGGTGATTCCGAAAGCGGTATCTTTGCGCCATGTGCGCGAGAATCGCGCGGCGCTGGATATCGTGCTGAACGCCGAGGACATCGCAGAACTTGATGCTGCGTTTCCTCCACCGCGGCGCGCAACGCCGCTCGATATGCGCTAA
- the arsC gene encoding arsenate reductase (glutaredoxin) (This arsenate reductase requires both glutathione and glutaredoxin to convert arsenate to arsenite, after which the efflux transporter formed by ArsA and ArsB can extrude the arsenite from the cell, providing resistance.): MDITIYHNARCGTSRNTLGLIRNAGVEPTIIDYLAHPPSHALLKAMTAAAGLSVRDVIRTKEAAYQELGLDDPALDDDALIDAMLAHPALIERPFVVSAQGVRLCRPAELVLDILPPQQGAFTKENGEQVIDEHGRRIAR, translated from the coding sequence ATGGACATTACGATTTATCACAACGCCCGCTGCGGCACGTCGCGCAACACGCTGGGCCTGATCCGCAATGCCGGCGTCGAGCCGACCATCATCGACTACCTGGCCCATCCGCCTTCGCACGCGCTGCTCAAGGCGATGACGGCCGCCGCCGGCCTGTCCGTGCGCGACGTGATCCGCACCAAGGAAGCGGCGTACCAGGAGCTGGGACTGGATGATCCGGCGCTCGACGACGACGCGCTGATCGACGCGATGCTGGCGCATCCGGCGCTGATCGAGCGGCCGTTCGTGGTCAGCGCGCAGGGCGTGCGCCTGTGCCGGCCGGCGGAGCTGGTGCTCGATATCCTGCCGCCGCAGCAAGGCGCCTTCACCAAGGAAAACGGTGAGCAGGTGATCGACGAACACGGCCGGCGCATCGCGCGCTAG
- a CDS encoding 1-acyl-sn-glycerol-3-phosphate acyltransferase encodes MDQYQLQAATLPTLGQRISLRLLNLFGWRVRFKPLPGPHGVAVVYPHTSNWDFIVGLLAKWAVGLPFRWLGKESLFKGVMGVAMRHWGGMAVERDNATGATQRLADTMNAADWCWIALAPEGTRSYRPHWRSGFYHLAVAAKVPLLIVYIDYPNKELSVVDTIDLTGDQERDMAAVAAAFKGHHGLHPELEAPIVLAPPREKGMTPRGQTQV; translated from the coding sequence ATGGACCAATACCAGCTGCAAGCTGCAACACTTCCCACCCTGGGCCAGCGGATATCGCTGCGGCTGCTCAATCTGTTCGGCTGGCGCGTGCGCTTCAAGCCGCTGCCCGGCCCGCACGGCGTCGCCGTGGTGTACCCGCACACCTCGAACTGGGACTTCATCGTCGGCCTGCTGGCCAAGTGGGCCGTCGGCCTGCCCTTCCGCTGGCTCGGCAAGGAATCGCTGTTCAAGGGCGTGATGGGCGTGGCGATGCGCCACTGGGGCGGCATGGCGGTCGAACGCGACAACGCCACCGGCGCCACCCAGCGCCTGGCCGACACCATGAACGCGGCCGACTGGTGCTGGATCGCGCTGGCGCCGGAAGGCACGCGCAGCTACCGGCCGCACTGGCGCAGCGGCTTCTATCACCTGGCCGTCGCCGCCAAGGTGCCGCTGCTGATCGTCTACATCGATTATCCGAACAAGGAACTGTCGGTGGTCGACACGATCGACCTGACCGGCGACCAGGAGCGCGACATGGCCGCCGTCGCCGCCGCGTTCAAGGGCCACCACGGCCTGCATCCCGAACTCGAAGCGCCGATCGTGCTGGCGCCGCCGCGCGAAAAGGGTATGACCCCGCGGGGTCAGACCCAGGTTTGA
- a CDS encoding glyoxalase superfamily protein: MKLSPGIPVLRSFSEQHTRELYIDFMGFKVNWEHRFEPGTPLYMEVERSGLVLHISEHYGDAAPGATVFIRIDDIAALHAELNAKHYRHARPGLQQQDWGTVMQIDDPSGNRLRFCQS, from the coding sequence ATGAAACTCTCGCCGGGCATCCCGGTCTTGCGCAGCTTTTCGGAGCAGCACACGCGCGAGTTGTACATCGACTTCATGGGCTTCAAGGTGAACTGGGAACACCGCTTCGAGCCTGGCACGCCGCTGTACATGGAGGTCGAGCGATCCGGCCTGGTGCTGCATATCTCCGAGCATTACGGCGACGCGGCGCCCGGCGCGACCGTCTTCATCCGCATCGACGACATCGCCGCGCTGCACGCGGAACTCAATGCGAAGCACTATCGCCACGCGCGCCCGGGGCTCCAGCAGCAGGACTGGGGCACGGTGATGCAGATCGACGACCCCTCCGGCAACCGCCTGCGCTTCTGCCAGTCCTGA